In Limanda limanda chromosome 3, fLimLim1.1, whole genome shotgun sequence, the sequence TAGAAATTGTAGTGCACATATTATGTTGGCCCAAAATGAATTGTTGTGAACTTACTCACACGGTTTCCCACCTGACAGTCTTTTTATGCTTCACCCCTGCAGTTTGACTCAGTCAAAgttgaaataaacatttgtatATAAATGAACGTAGCTCATATCTCCACTTTGCTGTTGAAGAAGTCTGTGTTAGCCAATATAATAAAACTAATAACAGCTAAAGACGTAAATGGAAATTGTGAGGGGTCCAGTAGTAGTGGTAGTTTGTATGAGTTTTATCAAATAATCTGCTGCACACATTTGcaaattgaaatgtttaatttgacagGTCAAATCAAGgtttacaaagaaacacacagtaagaattattttaaaaagacgTTATTTTCCTTTGACGCAGAGAAATCAACTCCGTTTCTGGGTAGAGATTATCTACCCGAGGAGGAAAAGCTAAACATGACACTTCTGAAGGTGAGGATTTGTTCTGGCTAAGTATAAGCGTGAGTAGCAtaatcactaccatctgacatcagaggACTTGCCAAAGAGCAGCAGTTAAAGCCTCTCATGAAGAGGTCAGACTGCTATTAATCAACTATTTAGCCGGGCTGCAAAGGATgttataaaaactgaaatggcCCTTGATAGGAAAAAGGTTCCTACCACTGCCTTAAAGTGACTATTGAAAAATTCACATTAGAAACATacaaaatgaaagttaatgtttttGCTTGTTAGAAATCTTGTCATGTGTTGATTTTACTTCTTAAAGGGCTACATGTAAGTTTTTGAATTTGCATCTAAAGGGCTGAATTTATTTTTCCCTTATATGTTACACAATGGATGCACAAGGTTTTGCTTGTGTAAGTGTAACAACACAATTGGCTTGATATGTTTCTCATATATTTaatgctaaccctaaccctaaccctaaccctaaccctttcactTCTATCCAGGTTTCATTACTTATTTTTATACGTTCTTATAACATGTCTGGCTTTGCTATCACCTCTTGATGTGTATTGATTATGTCAAATAGAATGGGCTGGGGCTAGGTGGGAATATTTTGTGACAACATTATACACAAAAGGTCTTTCCACATAATATCAAACATTTCTTCAAATTCTGTTGATAATTGCACTTCATTTTCTACTGTTTTAACCAAAATACTTACATATAGCACCTTTAATTATAAGCTTGATTGTGTTTGTTATGCAAGTCAGATATGAGAGTAATAACTTGTTTCCTTGTTCAGCTCAGATGTTATGAGAGATGTCATTCAGAGCCATTCACTTCAGACAACAGGGCTGAAGCTTTTTTCAGGGTCGGCCATGAAAGCCTCGATCTCCTCCACAGTGCGAGGGACGCAGGTCAGCAGCTCCATACCAGTTGCTGTCACTGCTATGTCATCCTCAATGCGAACCTGCACACAATAGTGACACAATAGTTTAGTTAAACATGTTAGAATTACACAACCAAATAAATCTGTGGTGGCAGACTGACCCCTCCAAAGCCTCTGAAGCGAGCCAGCACTTCGTTGTTGATGAAGCAGCTCTGGGTGGCGTTGGCCAGGGCCTGGTCCAGCAGGTGGTTGATGAAGTATATGCCGGGCTCCACGGTGAGGACCATCCTCTCCTGCACCAGACGGCCCATTCGAAGACTCCTCAGTCCAGGCTCATCGATGCGCTCAACCCCCTGAGAGGCAGAACAATTTGTTACACCCAAGCTAGATAGATATAGGAAATACCTGACTGTTAAACAGTATTGAGCCTAGTATTTATACATCAGTATTTGCATTCTGGATGGACTGAGGAGCACAGGCATAGCTCCAGGAAACCATGCGTTTTTAGCTTAGACTTTAGGATCATTGCTTCAAACCTTTACACAGAGATAAAGAGAAGAAGCAAATACAAGTTCATACTGGGATTTTAGGTAAATTATCTATTGTTTGTCATGCATCTCCAGAAGATGACTGAGCACTTTTCATCTTTAGCAATGCATTGTCTCACAAGGTACTTCATACACTGATACTTTCTGCAGTTGGTCAATCAGCAGATTCACTGGAGCTACTGTGGGTGAACTGTCTACTTGACAGAGGTGCGTGAGAGAATAAAACCTGACAACATCTGTGTTCAGACTTCCCCTCTCCCTCAACCTGTATCAGTTGCTACAGCTTGGCCTCTCTCTGTTCTTCGCTCACTTCTGTATCGAGAACTATTTTATTGATGACACATGAATAAAGGAGAAACAGGAGTCTGTTTTTTCCTGATTCCACTGGATGGTTGTTATGTGTGGAAATTGTCAAGTATCTTCCATCCTCACCACAGGGTAGCCTCCAACGTCGTGCACATCAATGCCCAGCAGGTGTCCCAGTCCGTGGGGCATGAAGACGGAGCCGAGGAAGACCTTCATCATGTCCTCCACACTGCCATTCAGGATGCCAATCTTCACCAGCTCCTCCAAGTGAACCCGGTCAGCCAGACGGTGCATGTCAGTCCACTTTACACCTTCAACAACAAATAGCTTGGTTAATAAAGAACATAAATGTGTTTAATCATAAAGTACGTGAGTTGATATTTCAAGCCCAAAGGTTTTCAAAATATAGCTATGAATCTAAATAGATACTTGGTAGATGCAAATAAAAGTTAAGCTGTACTGAAAACAACTGAGTAATTAATCAAGTCAAATACCACCACAGTGGTTACTATAtgaccaaaaacaaaaagatgaaattTATCTTAAGCATTTGCAGTTTACTCTGCGCTAGTAGTAATTACTGTATCAGGGCAAAAGATTCATGTCAACTTCTCAACACTTTTTTGTTGGTTATTAATGTGTTTAACTGAAAACAGATGATAACCTGGTTTGATGGCAGCCATGACGGTTTTGGAGGCCTTGAGGACGGCCTCGTAGATAGCCCTCTGGTCTGGAGTGAACTTGCCGTTGGCTGGGAAGGAGCAAGTGATGTCTGATGAGTAGCAGTAGTACTCTCCACCCATGTCAAACAAACTGCAGGGGAGAAATTATCAGATAaattttatttgatattaatttCAGAAGTACTCTTGGTTTGtgtctaaaatgttttttagtatGTATAAAGTGTAAATAATATCCAGAGACCACACCACTGACGATTACAACTTTAGCAGAACAGTTACAATGCCAGAGTACAAAAGACTTTCTTTCATTCTAATCAGAGCAAAGATAAAAGATGTTTCCTGAAGACATTCTGCTGGTGGTGTCCACCTCTGCCCCTGCTAACATGCTGGCTACATTATTAATTATGATCTCCCCGCTCACTATGCCTTGCCCTAGAACGCACTGGCATGGCTCCCACCATTCGGGCCATGTGCCCCCAATTGAGTTTTTCCATGGCAGAAAATCAGCTGGGGGGCAGATAATGATGCTAGCTGGGTAGAGGTGACGGCTTTGAACACCCCCTTCCCAGTCTGGAGGGTGAAAGCTATCCATGGCAAGAGTCCTCTGACTCAGCCTCCAATGCTGGCTCCTCTCCCAGATATTCTCTCTTTTCACTGGAAGAGATGGAGTGTTAATGGGGCTGTTGTTCCATTGCCACTCCTGCCTACCAGTAACCTGTCAGCCTTCAGGGCACTGCTGGGCTAAACTGACAGTGGTCAGCAGGACAGTGTCTGGTCCTGGAAAGCTCAAGGCACCAGTCACCCACAATGTCCCTATCACCAGGCTGCAAGCTGACACAGAGCCTTGTTTTCCTTCTGTTCCTTTCCTGGAGCCCTGCCTGACGGCCCTTCTGCTCCCTGGGTTGACCTTTTTGGCAGATGTCGACCTAGTCTTCCATCTCCTTGTGTTCAAGTCATCTCCTTAGCAACTGCTCGACCAGTGTGCAGCTCAAATAGAACTGGCTCGCCTCACTGGAGGGTCCACCAGAGAGAAAATAGAAGCTGAATCCCATTCTTGCCCAGATGTTGTGGGGCCAGgctcagagaaaataaataatggggCGTCTTTTTTGTGGGCAGATATCAGATTACTCAGGTATTACGTCCGGTAGATGTGGACCTGATTATggcttgaaaaaaaacaatagtgagAGCTCTTAGATGGGATTCATAGAATCTTGGGTATCTTTATGTAACCAATGATCTACAAACTGatgaaagtaaaagaaaaatcagGAAGCTACTCACCACATGTCTCCATCCATGATTAACTTGTCATTGGGAGCCCCAGCATGGCCATAGTGGAGAACGGAGGAATTATTGCCCCTGGGGTGGAACACACAATGCTTGATTTAAAAAGACATAGGTTACATATAACCACATCTACACTACACGGTGGTAATTGTGTTGAATGTAAAATTGTTTTCATAGAAGCTGTAAATTATTTGAAGGGTGTATTTCAGGACATTATCCTCCTTCAAGCTATTAATTCGTACAGGGAAGTAGTTTGCATACTCGACCACTAATCTCTCTGAGATGCTCATTACACATGGCCTTCAATACAAAAGGTCAGAGCGTGATTAGCAACGTCTCTAAATTCTTCATCCATAGTGATGCTGCTCGCTGGCTGTAACCAAACAACAGAGAGATAAGGGATGTGTTGTTTTAACAAGCATACATTTCTTCTGGTCGGCAgggttacacactgctgcttcctctgcatCCTAAACTCTGATTGTGTTCAAGGCTTTGTAAGTGCCATACAGAATGTGATACTGTCAACATCTAACCTTTATCCGCCTGGTATTCCAGTGGGAACTAAAGTAGGTCAGACATAAAGTTGGTAAAAAGCACATACGTTCCACAGATACAGGTGTAGGAGGTGTGACGCATCCCTCCTTTGGTGTAGCAGTAGTGCTGGAACAggctgtaaaaaataaacaaaaagacagCTTTACATTTTCAGCCGCTGTTAAATAATTCATTCTGCACTCATTTTAAATCATCACACAGTCAAGCACATCAAATGCCATTATTCTTTTAATGTAACACAATTTTTATCATCATATAAACTTCTTAATCAGGATGGATCAATTAGATTTTGTTCCAGCACATTGCacgtctgtctgtcctgggagagggatccctcacatgtggctctctctgaggcttCTAgcttctttttaccctgttaaaagggatttttagtagtttttcctcactcttgttgagggttgaggGCAGAGGCTGTCACACgttgttaaagccccatgagacaaattgtgatttgtcaaTATGGGCTATCcgaataaaatttgattgattgataagaGCCCTGAAATTGTATTCTCTGCTCAATgagtcttttgtttttgttatataCCTATTGCCCATATTAAAGCACAATAGACACCTGATACGGCTGTTAGTTTGGGACTGTGATAAAATGCCACTTACCTCTCCATTTCATATTCTTTCTGTCCAGGTTTCACATTCTTCATGATCTACAGTGAAAACATGTTGATATATGTGGTTACCGAACTACTGGATAAATAATTTACTGATCTAAGTGCTCCTGTGTGGACCGGGCGGTACAGTGGCTCAAAATGATAAACCCTCTGTAAAACAGTTTGCAATGTTGATTACTTGCTGTTCACTTGAACTTTATATAGGATAGTATTTGCATTAATGCAGTCTAAGAAGGTGAAGCTTTGTTATAACCTAATTCGTTTTCTGGTATCTTTCTGTCCCTGTTTATTTGATGCTGTTTCACTTCCGTATCATCTTCAgttataaaacaacattaacaaaTGTGGATTAATCCTCAAACATAATCTGCAGCATTTATGCAAAATGGGTATAAAGAGTTCAAATGTCAGTGAGGGCGCCTGCAAGCAGATGCTGATTAGAGATAACACATCACGTCATATCTGAAAAACTACCAAAGTTAGAGACTTTGGGGACTTTTGGGTAAAAACATATAACACATCTGATCAAACTGGTGATCAGTAGAATTAGCAAAATAACAGAGGGAAACAATATTGAGTGATTTCAGGGACATAAAACTCTGAGGTGAACTGCTGCTCCACCCCTGAAGGTTATTCATGGTAATAAAGTTAAATCCTGTGCCCAggaaaaataaagctttaatgTTACAGCTTATTGGTCAAAGGCTATCTGTGTTAACCGCTGGGCTCTAAGCTACAGGATGAAGTTAAAATCAATAGCATTTACACAGTTTAAAGCCTCAGAGGATCCTGATGCTCTAAACTCAATGAGCCGCTAGTTACACTTTGATGCCGAAGGTTTTTAATTTCAAGCTCTGAActttacatttctttgttttcatctttctATTGTTCTAAGATTAAAATATACTAATGTGAGTGTCCTGTCTAAAAAACAAGGATTCTCACCATTTTGTGGGCTTCACTGGAAATCCTGTTGGTGTAGCGCAGGACCTCCAGCTCCATATCGTTCTTAATGAGACGGCtgcagaaacagaggaaaacatgaagTCAGAATTCATTCAACTGTCACATTAAGCTCAAGGAATGCAGAATCTGTACTGTGGTGGCTGAAGAACTTCCATCCATGATCTAGACTCTAGATTCTAGAGTCTAGATTCTAGACCACTTATCCTGTAAGGGTCACAGggaggctggagccaatcccagttgacaTTTGGCGAGAGGCGGAGTACACCCATCACAGggctgacacacagagacaatcaAACATCCACACTCACATTTACACCTCTGGGCAAAATAATGAATTGGACATTGCTGAAGACATTTTTTGAAATTCCTGTAATGTCCATTGTTAATAAAGTAGCTTTGAAATATTTTTCAGTATTTCCTGGACTGAGATTTTTATCCAGTTGATAGTCTCATGATCTACGTTTACAATTCTAGAGATGCACCCAAAGAAATGCGTATTATTACAAATTAACACATGTAGATATTTATTAATCTCTGGTCTAAGACCATTTGATTTATTTGGGTTAGAAAAACGGTAGCTGCACCTTGTATGACTAGTAATTAAGAACAAACTAAAGGGTATAAAGGATTTCTACAACAATAGAAGCAAGTAATTAACACAAGGCAGCGGTAACCAATAGTAACCCTAATGatagtaaaagaaaaaatagcccattaaaaaaaagaaagagaaccaTGCGAGctgtggagagaagagggggtgAAGGGGTTCAATCAAGTCCTTCTCCTCAGGAGGTGTGCCTGAACAGCATTACTCCTCATTTCAGAAAATGTCAATTCATCTAGAGGCTGCAAACTCTAATGCCAAGGACGACCAGGTAAGCACGAAGTCCATTACAGCTGTGTAGACCGACCTCTGACTCTGAGAGGGAAAAAAGCCCCAGTTtcttattacacacacacacgcgcacagtcacacacaaacacacacgcacgcacgcaataACCTGACACGGCAGCTGTAATAACAGAGGCTTGTTTATTCAATCAGAATCTGACTGAAAAATATGTCTTGGtcaataaaattataaaagaaATTCTAATTACTTACCATTCCACAATGATTGGGTGTAAGAGAGTGTTGTTCACTTCGAacctgattaaaaaaatgtgacaAGAAACAGTATAATTAAAGATATATAAAGTAATCTGATGCTAATGGTTATTTCACTTTGATAATAAGAACAGAGACTTTTCAAAACAGCAAAGGTCAGAGTGTAGAgggaataaaataatgaaatatattcagttcaaagacaaaagaagaaagacTAGTGCGAAGGACAACTGTATCATCACATGAATTGATTACTCACAAACAAAGTCAGCTTAATTACATTAGTGTGTTCAGAAATAGGTTAATCTGCAGCAGTGTGCATAAGAGTCTTCTGTATCCTTGCTACCCCCCACACACAGTAAAAGAAAGTACAATGAAGTTCATGCAAATTGATGCCAAATAAACATACCCACTAATTCCATCAAAGGAGGCTTCACGGCAGGTGCTCCCACTATCTGTATTCTTTCCTCGCTGCAtggaaagaaaagcaaacaaaatcaCCACCAACTGCAtttaaacagagaaagagagcacGAGGCTGGTTTAAATTCATGATGATCATCTACTCTGTTTTGGAAAGAGAAGTTCGCATGAATTATCACATTGCATCTTTAGCAGCTGATCAATAGCAGATTTTTTGTCGCTATCAAACACTAAACTATTAGACTGGAAGAATTCTGTTTTGTTGATATGATGAATAATTAAGCTGGCTGTTAAAATAAAGTAAGATGAGATGGAGTGAAGGACATTAAACTGAAGCTTTTATCACAGGCTTCCATTCCTAAAGACGATTATTTAAAATACTCACACAACTCACTCGATTAGTTGATTTTGTGATTAGTCATCTGATTTCTACTAAATGTATCTAACTTTCCTTTCCTCCCAAAAATCCTGGAAGGAGCTGTAGATGCCCAATTCCATCAGCTCCAGACATGAGCTCTATTAACCCTTTCAATCCACCTTCAGAACCCACTACAGCACAAAGTGCCCTCATCATCAATGACCTCCTCATCGCTGCTGATTCTGGTCACATTAGAGACCTCTCCActccacacacagtctcctgCAGCGGTCTCCTCAACTGTGTATCCAGATATCTTGTTCTCAATGGTGCTGCCTTCTACTTGTTTTACTCGGAACTCTCCAACAGAAAACAGTTTGTTACCACTGTAGTCTAAAAGTCCACCAAATCCTCAATGGGGTACCCCAGGTCTGTGTGCTTGGATTCTTCACCATCTGCATACACCACCCTGGTCCAAACTTCCACTTCTGTGCTGATGACACACAGCTTTATTTCAACACCAAACACAATTAAGTCCCGCATCCTTTACAAAACCCTCCTCACCAATAAATTCCTCCATGCCTTGAGCCCCCAGTGCCTGTCTGaccttaaattatttatatactCCATCCTGAAACCTGCTCTCCTCAGGTGTGGGTCTACTCGTTTTCCCAACTCTGTGAATTGCCCTCGGAGAccttgaaaggtgctatatcaAAGTTATTACCAATATTATATCACTAGGTGTAATCAGGTAAGAATGAGTGATGCATACCAGTGTTAGGAGCACTGCTGGTGTCAGCTTGGACAGGACATCAGCAATCTGAAGGGAAGCAGGGAAGAAGTGATTAGTAGACTGACATCCACAgtagagcagcagaaaaaacaaacatcatcatCCCTTTTCTTCTCTCAGAATAAAGGTCACTCTGGCAGGCGCCATTGTGGAGAGGTGGTCTCTCTGGATCTCTGCAGCACGCCGACTCCTCTGCTAAAAGCCTAAATGTCAAGATTTCTGACAAAAGACACCGTAGTGATCCTGGAGGATTGTTTGGATTGATTCAAACTGGCTTCTTTCTAAATGTAAAGCAAAGCACCTAAATCATAATTTTAATATCTAAAGTTTTGCTGTGATTCTGTAAGTCAGTAATTTGAGATCATATTCGACTTGCTGAACAAATTCTTTCCTGAAGATGTTGTCATAGAGATACAGGATCTGTTAACTCCATCTCAACCGGTGATCAATTAGCACATCTAACACCTCAGGTAGgtgaagaaatgtaaaaatatgaatggaTGAGTCATCAAAAGGTCATAGTGTAAATATAGAAGTGATTAGTTTGCCAGTAGATGCTATGATATTATAATCTGAATATATTGCTTTGATTTGTTAACATGCAAGTTTCCATAATAGTTCCAGAGCTGTCAAGCCTCCAATATGGCTCCCCTAGGAATCTGCTGTCAACACCTCTATACACAACTGTTTCCAAAACTCTCAGCATAAGCAATTATTGATGAATTGTtccaacaaatacattttcagtgtGGAGGTGCACATGCTTTGGGTGAGCTCAGCAACTCGAACATGTTATGAACGTCCCCCCAGAGCTTTTACATCGCAATGTCCAAAACATATAATCAATCAATGCTCATCTCTACTTTAATCCTTTTGAATTACAGGTTCAGTTGAGCAAATAAAAACGATGCAGGTCCAATGTTTTTGCAGCCACTGATCTTTTTCTTTGATAAGAGAAGACGACTTTCACCTTTAAAAAAGTCTGTGAAGTCACTGATGTCATTTCCTATAACTTCATAGCTCGGTGACATTGCATCAAGGTTCAGTTACTGCACATGACAaaggtcacacactcacaaagagacgcacacaaacactgagtgACTTACATCAGGGGTGTATTGGACCTCATCAACAGCGTACTTCTCCTTGAAGTGCTCTTTAGTATAGATCCTGTCAACAGATACAAAAAAGAATAGttgaataaattatatttatgttgCAGTTTAGGGAATATTAACAGAATATATGTGTTTGGGAGAAATCAAGGCTGGGCCATATAGCCAAAcattatatcaagataaaaatgtacatgtggatattgataattatcacaataaatgtcacaaaatgaaaTTCTTTATGCTTTAAATTTGAATCTTCTTAATGAAAAATAGCAAAAcgttttacaaatctgaggtagatcaTTTATGTGTTATACAGCCTTACTGAGGTTGCACAATGCATACGCAACATATCGATATGACAATAAAATtgcaataattattgatattttttgtttgcCAGCCCTAGGAGAAAGTAAAACTAATGATGAACTCAGTACATTAAAGTGCTGATCAAGTAACTTCTTTTAATAGAACTTTGGGCATTTTGCAAGATGATGTATCATTTCCGAATCAAGCAATAAGTAAATCTAAAATAGTTATCACTTAGTTGATTtgagccctgtgtgtgttctaaAAACTGCAGTTAGTGTAGTCAAGacaaattcattaaaataattttggcttcattttagATGAGACTGAACTGTGGAGCAAATGACTCCACAGATCAACCCTGTCGAGCTCCCAGCTCTGCTGTTGCTGGTGAGGATAGCTGGCCATGTACACAGCTCTGTGAGGATTGGTGGGACTTACTCTCCCATCCAGGTGGCATAGCTGTCAGGCAGTTTGGGAACGAAGAGGATGGATTTCCCCGAGTCCACATCGATGGCTCCGTAACAGTCAGCCTCAGTTACTCCAAAGGCCCAGTGGAAGAAGGACTCCTGCAGAAGGGGAACCAGCAGTTGGAAATTATAATAGCCAGATAAAGAAAAGCAGGGTGTCAGCTTATTCTGGTCAGGAAATAACTGCTTCCTCTGTAGGGTGGCTCGCTAAGACTTTTGACGGAGAGGAAATTAGAGCTTTGCCTTAGTACTGTCTGACAATGAAACAGTGCAGTTGGCTGCtttattatatacatttttgttacTGATAAAGTTATTTTGATTTTACAATCACTAGTCTCCAGGCAGACTTGGGCACAAGATCGGTAGATCCTGCTTCAGCTGCGCATGTGAGAGTGACAAGCATTCAGGCAGATACACCTCCCCTCACTGTGCATCAATTGTGGATGATAGAGTACTGTGTTCATGTTCAAAAAGACAAACCCCCACCCCAGgaacaaccaccaccaccatagAAACACATGAAGAATTCCCAGACAGGGTACACCCTCATAAGACAGGCTACTTCAGAAAACACAGGAAAGTTAAGATATCACAATAAGCATCAAAGATCAAAAGTACACATAAACACCAGGACAGGCAGATGGGAAATTGATTCACTTATTCAGTGGCTTGGGACCAACACGGTTCATGGATGGAATATTAATTACAAGACCTTGCCCCCACACCTCAGCCTTAGTTTTCAATATTGTCAACAGTCAAAGACAACCTACCTGTCTGAAAAGGACGTCTGTGTCGGTGCAGTACCTCTGGGTCTGCTCTCCACCCTGCAGCACCACCACTGACTTTGGCACCAGTCCCTCTTTGGCTCTCAGCCCTCTGCACAGTCCTCGTCGGTTCTCTGCAAAAAGGGCAGCAGACACCCTCAGGGTTTCCTTACCCAGCCAGAAGATAGGtctgagaggacagggagacagggaaTTGGGTGGCATTAGAGAGACTGGGCTTTGGGTCTATATTAGGATTTATGCCATAGCTCGCGTTAACTGTGAAGTAGACTAAAAAGTCAGAGAAATGGACAACTGGATAGTTATAACAAGGGGACTGTTTCACTTTAAAGCAAGTTCATGTGATGGCCACTGCGAGTATTAGCTGAACGCAAAAGTGACAtttctggatttttttccccccctctgatgtaatattaaaaaaatatcagttGAAGAACTGACATCTTGGTTATTTAGTTATTCCAAATGAGTTAATAAACCAGGAGCTAAATCCAATCATGATGGAGAAAAACATTGTCATGGTTtggttagaaaaaaaaagaaggtttaACCTTGTTTGATTGTAAATTATTTCATTCGATTGAGTCAAATGATGTGGACACTGACCCCAACAAAGAGATTATAGAGATAAGCCAAAGGTACTTATATACTTATATGTCAAATACAACCTAAAAATCATCACTGTAGAAAATACTTTCTCTCTCTACACAATAAAAATCCTCCTCATCAATATCATAGGGCCTGCAGTGATAACTGGCATTGTATTACTAGTTCCATCTGGAGTAACTCCTCAGGATTTGGTCGGTAGGTTTGAGCCCTGGCACAGCTCGGCCTTCAGACTGACTTCAGACATGGGGACAGAACGATCAGCCTTGGACTGAGAGCTGTTGGTTATAAATCTAAGTATCTAGTTGTGCTTTGATtgataagataaaaaaagacatCATATCTGATCCATCGTGTCAAAGGTTAATCCATAACCTCACAGTATTGCATGCATCATGAGTTTCTGTATCATCCACTGTGTGGATGAGCCACAGTGAGGAGGCGTGTCAGTGAGGTCTCTATAAAACTAGGTTAATGTTTGTCTCTGCTGTTGGGCTGGATTGCATAACACTGTGATTTGTGGCCCTATGAGCTCCAATCTCTGCAACCCGAGAAAAGCACATATCTGACAGAGGTTGCCTTATGTCTGCTGATATTTTTTAACCATTAATCACATCAGAATATGATGCAATTTAACCTAAAGATCAGTGTGTTGTGATGGCAAGAACGTAAATGATGTTCTGATGAGACTCTAAATACTTAACACAATATTACACTTTCTAAAGTGAAGGCATGGGCATTATAACCAGTGTCAAAaccaaatatatacataaatatatctaattaattaaaaataaataagacacaTCACAGTGGTCCAGGAGTCTAATATGGATATTGATATTCTCCGTAATTAAATTctttaaatatcacatttccagcagcttcaggttcaTACACCAGTTTAAAAATAGGAAATTAggtaaacaaaatgtttgagCAATCAAAAATTTAACTGAGAGCTGGTTCCATTTGGTCTAACAAAGTAAAAGTTTCACGGTCCATGTGACTGACAGCTCTGTTATTACCAGGCGAGTTTAAATCTGTAAATTACCCACATTTCCctctggatcaataaagtatctattACCGATCTATCTGTGGATCTGTCGGTCACATGTTCATGTTGATGTGCTCTGACAGAAGAAATGTGAAACGACTCGAATCAGACTTTAACAACTACATGATGTGTAGCAGCGGAAGCGAGTGGAGTCAGAGGAGGGAACtcactgtgcagctgcagccatGGCGATTCCGGGTCCGGTCTGTCACGTGACGACAGAACTGACGTGGGTTTTGTTCATCCGGTGACGCTGATCAGCTGACGGGGCGTCGTGCTGCGTTTACGCAACATGGGAAATATCAACTTCAAACGAGAAGTAGTATTGTAAacggaccatagactgtatatgggtggatgaca encodes:
- the pepd gene encoding xaa-Pro dipeptidase, which translates into the protein MAAAAQPIFWLGKETLRVSAALFAENRRGLCRGLRAKEGLVPKSVVVLQGGEQTQRYCTDTDVLFRQESFFHWAFGVTEADCYGAIDVDSGKSILFVPKLPDSYATWMGEIYTKEHFKEKYAVDEVQYTPDIADVLSKLTPAVLLTLRGKNTDSGSTCREASFDGISGFEVNNTLLHPIIVECRLIKNDMELEVLRYTNRISSEAHKMIMKNVKPGQKEYEMESLFQHYCYTKGGMRHTSYTCICGTGNNSSVLHYGHAGAPNDKLIMDGDMCLFDMGGEYYCYSSDITCSFPANGKFTPDQRAIYEAVLKASKTVMAAIKPGVKWTDMHRLADRVHLEELVKIGILNGSVEDMMKVFLGSVFMPHGLGHLLGIDVHDVGGYPVGVERIDEPGLRSLRMGRLVQERMVLTVEPGIYFINHLLDQALANATQSCFINNEVLARFRGFGGVRIEDDIAVTATGMELLTCVPRTVEEIEAFMADPEKSFSPVV